From Rhododendron vialii isolate Sample 1 chromosome 7a, ASM3025357v1:
tgttttagtttgaaattcctaaacacacaatttcgaggacgaaattattttaaggaggatagattgtaacgacccggatttttgacccaattttttttaatacaaatttatatttttaaatttctaattcaataattaattagattgaataattaaaatatattattatgtgtgcaattgatattatttgcattattgtataagatatgtatttaaactttagatatacaagaaatcagtgattcatattcatctcttatctttcctatctaaaccctaagtagaactctattcaaactaactctccacttctctatctctcatcctatacataaaagcgtccagatacattctcaccccgtacatacatgcgtccacatacattagaattgaaaccccccaaatgtggcacttgtctcctatctttttatcgttatcagtatcactctccttcctcattccaccacttttacacttatcatctcacattctcactatcttattctctctcattatacatacccacataatccgaaaattgaacaccagtatattattttactctcaattatattgttgagtctagaatagagagagaaagagagagagagagagagagagttgtgagttTCGTGGATACACCGCTGCTACGGGCCCTGTTGGAGTGCCaccggacgctgcctcgagatttcagaaccaccacGGCGATCTATGGataccgtacaacacttatccgaacttaaaatcgcgtttgaggtagttttccgaaaacccaaaacctttatctgcattttaatggagttacttagatttaaagtttattgaagacgatgatctgctgttaaattgttaatttatttttagtcctgtttatattaaaatttagtctggttgtgctggaatgattagtgttataccctgtgaaaatttatgatcgtttaacaaatgtttgattgtgaaattattattgatgttgcattgttaatttgtatttgaatggacgtttacgtggttaataaattattggagtagataaatatttatgaaacattaacaagaatattttataagtaaaactttatttagattgtaaacaagaaatattttagattttatatattagttaatctttaactctaataaatattgactagaatagcctcgcataattttgttcttatgaaaatctcatattaatatgtaatatagttagtaaatactaaatttagcaataagtattttccaataaaaataattagtttgtaaaatctatgaataatatgaaagttaaagaaaatgtttaaatagtaaaaatgttttataaaatttctaaatgagagaaatagacttaattttaagtataGCAATttattgtttgactgaatattattttgttactcgcatgataaattctatgacatgattaattttatcgcatgattatatgttgttagtacttttagttgaaatgttgaaccgtgtgatattttgttgtggctgtagattggacaaataggttccctgggtggttacgagtagtgactcatgtagacgatattaagtaaatggaaattgataaagtgttggaagtgtgattgtgtggattgtgatttgagccatggtgatggcaagggtaacctatggggccctgtgttgaaatgggttacctgaggggcccggtgttgtgacgctaacgtatgatacgtcatgggaagtttctcttcgaggaagagaatgggtcccatgagacggttatagttagtgagacgttaatgtatgatacgtcatggaaagtttctcttggagaaagagaatgggtcccatgagacggttatagttagcgtggggtagtggatgtccgatcctaatgtacgatacgtcatgggatgactcaatcctcctgttatggtcttaagtgagaacatactcggtacataacttagatgcgctcacctaggaccctggtgcaggataagcaagaggaagggtggacccatgagacgattgtagttagtggatgtgggaggaaaggatctcgtggagatgatccttagatttcatgtaagatgatggatagtaaagaaaaagacgatgtgttattattttgtaccttcggtgtattatgaattattatattgttgatttgcatattgtggtattgggttttaggatttctacttagtgaattatcactcaggatacgtttgtatcctggcaaatcgtttgcttcggcgttcaatttgccagagtgtgcaggattccacagtggagcagttgatacaggtgggacccctgaaacggagtctgggccaacattgcttggaatttcgtgtcaaaactagagtcgctctggagttacttttgttaaataaatgtacatagatttttgtattattttgaaattgtaatttttgtataaggataaacaggggcctaatagtttgtaaaatttagtgtatttttgggttaatgcTTCCAAAATTCCTTGAaatatcggggcgttacaataacGATCCCAAtgcctattaaaaaaaaaaaaactaccccaGTATCCCCATCCCTCCTAAAAATGGGCAAACACATAGTGTTAGCCATCCATCTAAGTAATATGGGAGTAGCATATAGGGGTACACACATTGAAACTAAACGGTCCGTTTGATTCTACTCATGCTTCAAAGCTTGACAAATGACAAAccataaccaaacaaaaaattctgatttttatttttgtcaaaatcacACCCAAAGCACTGAACCGTAGAACCACAATAAGACGATTAATCCGAATTCAAAATATTATTTCGATTTTCTAGAacgagaataaatttttttttgtttcctctaAATCAATTATATCGCATCACGTTCCAAAATAGTGATCTCAATCAATAGAACATGGCAACGtgacgcaatataattgatttgaaaaaaataaatatttacatcGACAATATAACGAATTTATTCTCTAAATGAACACCTCTAGTTACAGTTTTATTCGGATGGTTATTTcgattttcttgaacacctCCTCTGTTACTCCTTCCAAACCCAAAGCCACTCACGGGTTAGCCGGCATCatggttgaaacttgaaagccCCAATCAAATCTTGCCCCTATCAGGTTTCCTCATCTTCATTCCAAAGCCGTGAGTGATTAGTCACTGaaactctgtgtgtgtgtgtgtgtgtgtgtgtgtgtgtgtgtgtgtgtgtgagagagagagagagagagagagagagagagagagagagagagagagaaaatgaagtTATCGGTGAAAGTCCAAGATCAGCCCCACCACGACCCCAACCACCACGACCGCATCAACAACCCATTCCTCCTCCGCGCCAAACTCCCCATAACCGTCTTCGGCCTCCCCTTCCTCTCCGGCGTCTCCACCTCCGACCCTTCCGACCTCTCCTTGTCCCTCCGCACCAACTTCCCCTCCGGCCCTTCCCTCAAACTCTCCTACacccccaccaccgccaccgccaccgccacgtCACCCCTTTCCCTCACCCTAAAGTCCGGCGTCAGCCTCTTCGGCTCCCCAACGAACTCCCCCCTCGTAGTCTCCGCCCACTTCATCATCTcccctcaaaaccctaaccctagcaCCCCCaccttctctctccaaatcaagCCCCAGTTCGGCGACTTCTCCCTCCGGAAAACCACCCACTCCTCCCCCCCTCGAAACCCTAGCCCTAGTTCCAAACCCGACGCCGAGGTCACCTCGATGGGCTTTGTGCCGCTCGAGAGGCCGTCCGCGTGGAAGGACTTGAGCCTGGACGATTTGTCGCCCGGTAAAGACTCGCTTCTCTCGGGAATCGCAGTCGCGGCGAGGACGAGGTTGCCGGTGACGAGCCGGGTGGCGGTGAGTTGCCGGTGGGGGGTTAATTTCCCGGCTGATGTTACGAAAAAGATGCCGTTTTTGACGGTGAGTAAGATCGGTATAGAGAGGGTTGATGAGGTGAAGGAAGTGAAGGAGGTTGAGGTGAGGAATGGTAATGGGAATGAGGGTGATTTTGAGATATTGAAGGGCTTGTGTTTGTCGGTGGGACGGGAGTTGGAGGTTTTGCAGAGGGAGAACAGGGAGATGAAGCAGAGTTTGGAGGAGATGAGGTTTGGGAAGTTGAGAGGGCAGCAGGGGTGGAGTTATGAAGGGTATGGGGATGGCGTTGCGAAGAAGGTGCCGGTTGGGAGTGGGAGTTCCGGTGGGTTTGAGCAGTGGAAGAACAAGAAGGGTGGCGGGGAAGAACACGGGCAGAAAGAATCTAAGAAGAATGGGAATCGGGCTAGTGATGTGGAGAGTGAATTGCAGAGAGCTATAAAGGCTGCTTCCTCTTAGTGAGGATTGAATTTATTCGCGTTTTCGATTTCCTTGATCAGCATGTGAGTGTATATACGTAACTCTGTTGTTTCAAGTATTGTTTTTCTATGTATTTAACCATTATGAATTGGAATGGCTATATCCCATGACTTTCTAGCATATTTGAGATTCACCAGGAGAAGACTTGCTTGTAGACTTGTAGTCGATCTGTTTATGATACTGGCTGTATTGGTATATCAGTATTCGCCTTTGACCGAGTAATATGTAACTATCCAAAGTAATAGCAGCCTAGTTAATAATTTGCCTTCATAcctgtattttctttttattgactTGATCAACTTTGGAGTATGTATGTTGTCTTTTCCTCCTGCTGCCTATGTGAAATTTGGCTTGTTTAGAAAGCAGTGGGTTAAGTAAATGCATTTGCTGTGACTTTTGGGTAGGAAACTTCATGTTTGTCTTTGGGTTAAATTCAAGAAAACAATGctttttgttgaaagtatgCATTAGAAAGGAAATTAAACACTTAACCTTGTTATCTTGTTTGCTAGATTCTGCTGTAAGCCTGTAACCATTAGGTTCAAATTGCGGGGTTGGTATTCATAAGGTATAACtgaaaaacgaaaaagaacTCGATGAACTTTTGTTTCAATAAGATTGCaaatgtttctattttctctccctCAATGTATTCGGTTGTTGAAAAGTCACatgtgaaaggaaaatgaaaatgaaaattaaaaccaAGAAACTGAGGAGCTGAGGGAGACCGTAGAGAGTGAgggtttttttgggtttagttGTTGCCTATTATCACATTATGGTGATGGGGCAAAAACAACGAGGGTGGAAGATGCAAAATCACATATTTGGACTAAAACTATATTTAAGGAACTCAATGGGCTTCCTTCTAACGAGTTTATTACTCTTTGCAACTTCAAATTATTTGGTTAGCTTTATAAAACTGTTCTGACCAATTGACCCCCCTTCTGAGCAATACCATTGATGTGCTAATAACTCCAGATTCCTATTAGTGTGATGGGAAGCTTGGTTTGgcctttcatttttcaaaaatatactttcCAGAAAGAAAATTTGGAATTCACTGTCGTCATATGGATGTGCCATTTGGTTAATGTCTGGAATACTTCCAATCTATCATGTAGACTGCAGTCATTGCCTAACAGCAACAAAGAGAACTTATGCCTCTGACCAAATGCTCCAAGTGTTTGAGATagtcaaaaatcatgtttctaagtgtggtttggttttgaaGCTCTTCGAACTGCGGTTTTCTCGTCTTCGATGACAATTTTGTGTACTAGTATATCTAGTGCGTGGCAGTACCTCATTGTACAATAAAAATACACCATCTAGAAATCCTATATCTAGATGGTATTCGAGACTTAAAATTGCTCTGGTATTTTCTCTATGTTACTTTCCAGCATTTATTGATTTACCAGGAAGATAGAAATCCTATatctttgattctttgtttttgtaaccAACCATGAAAAGTTTCTTTGCTCACCCTTACCAAAACCCGTGTACAAAATAGAGCCTTCGGCTATTTCCCTCTTGGGCGAGAGTATGAGCGAGGTTATGTAGTACAGATTTGCACACTGTGTATAGTCAGCTGTCAGCATCTTTAAGCCGCCAGAAGTCATTCTTTTTGGCCTGCTATCTCTGGAGTCTTTCAATTATCAAATCTAAGCTACTATATGTTGTTGGACCTCAGGCattgttctaaatggcggccgcctaggcgcttggcgGCTACCTGCCACCGCGATTACCCCCCTAGGTGTTTCATTAGGCGGCCAGGGAGTCTTGGCGGAGCTCAGTGGCCGCCTAGGTGGCTATGCGGAGCTTGGCgctgtaatttttaaaaaccaaggagattttgtgtaatttttgtattataTATTACGTTACCCGGCTGGCAGTCCGTAGTCGATCAATTGATCGAAACTCCCAAGCCCTAAAGCCCAGTCCAGACTCCAGTCGAGAAGCCTCTCGTCTCTGTCGCACCTGGtctgagataaaaaaatatatccgTTGGGAGGAAAGTAAGAGTTACTCATTGCTTCAGCAGGGTTGACGAAACCACTCCTTAGAATCACGCGGTTTCAAATCGCGGTATCAGAAAATATAACGGTATACGGTCATGTATCCACTAATATCGGACAGGCCGATGTATAAGTAAATAATAACATGGGATGTCCAAAATCCTGTTACTTAATGACCATAGGATACGGGACTTTATTAAAAACTCTGAATCACAGTTAACGAATACGAAATATAGAAGCAGCATACATATAGAGATTCAAAAATGAACATTACTTGATCTTGGCTGGCGAAAAGAATCAAAAGTCACCAACCCAATCATTCTCCGATAGTCCGATGGTTCCGAGTTTTCCAAATGCACATTAACGCATTTGTGTATCCTCACCGTGCACATAGATCATCCACAATTTTCCAAAAGGAACTGtagagttttttctttttttaaacgaGGAACTGTTGAGGTTAAGAGATGAAATTACCCTGCTGGCCCTAGGTAAAGCTCAACGTGCTGGCGCTTCCAAAATTATTCCAAATTTTAGGggtaccttttatttttttgttcattttaaaagttcaaaaaagaaTTATACATAATCGACTAGttacattagtttttttttttttgggtaattaaacCGTTTTGGGTAACAGATTTACAGATAAGAAAAAATGAGAGCGCTAAGAGACCAAGTCCTAGCTAACAACCTAGTAGCATCACAAAGCCTCAAGCCTCTCCATGAGCATGAACAAGCTCGGACTTGGCCACCCAAAACTGAAGTACGAACACCATGACCCTGAAAGAGCATCTcgtttctttctctccaaatccagTAGATAGCAGCAGCCAGCGAaagttatttaaaaaagaaagaggtctTCAAAGTTGAAATTAATTACTTACCTTCGCTCAATTCTGTTAGAAGAAAAGTTGAGCGGGCTCAAGACTGGAAAACATATAATTCCCAGAGCAGCTCAAGCTACATAGAACCCCGTATCATCATGTCTTAACTTTAGAGCCAAATCTTGAGCAAGATTGCCCATCTCCAGCTTCAACCACAACAAGCTAATATATTAATTAACGCATGGGGGCcctattgaatgaaaaatttagGCACGGCAAGCACATTCGTCCTTTAAGCACACCACTGCATTAGTAGTTTTCGAAACATCCACACACGCACGGGACATAGAGGGACTTTACCATTGGTCATTCAATTTGAATCACAAATCTATGTATGTTTTTTACGATTCCGTGCAGGGTAGGGTGGTGGGTTGGGCTTGAGGCTGGGGTAAGGGTGGAAGTTGTGGCAGAATCTTGATATTACGGTTAGGGTTTGGGCACCCTCATCCCTGCAAACCCTGGCTCTGTGGACATGGTACGTAGGAAATGACGCGCAAATCAAGGTAAATGAAAATCTCCTTCAGAAAAAACTTTGCTGCACATGGATCGGGGCTTGTTGTAGCCTCTGTATCTGGAGTACAAGAAATGTAAACAGCGTTTCCTTCGACCTCACTCTCAATCGCGGACTCGATGTCCAATTTCGCGTACTTGATCATGTCGAAGACTACAATTTGACATTCGCTCAAAGTCTTCAACAAGTCAAGCTTTTCAAATCGATCCACTGCTTGTTTGGAGTATGAAAGTGGTCTATGATTGATTGGAGCAGGTTCCACTCGTTGGTCGTGCAGAGAGAGATGATCATTTTCACGTAAAATCGTTACGCCACGTACAAATATTTCGAGGTCTTTAGCAAAAGATCGTTACGCCACTTCCAAATATTTCGAGGTCTTTAGCAAAAGAGAAGacattgtaacgccccaagtAGACCACTGGtccaataccttgattttgatccacaaaaccacaccacatggctcaaaagcttaagcacaaggtactaatagtagcccacaaggtttgttatatgcccaagatcatccatgtagacttccgatgtgagACGGGGTGTCACAGACATGGTGTAGGGAGATTGGCAAAACGTAATCGTTGTTCCATCTGCAGCCACCAGCCACAGGCCATGGAGATAGAATGTTCTCCCAATTCTCGTGAGTACCTTCCTATTGCAAGGTTCAACCTCTCAGTACCTTCCAATTATTGCAAGGTTCAACCTTACAATAGGTGGGAGACCATGTAAGGACCAGTTGGATGTGGTTGACGGAGAGAGGCGGCGGCGGCAACGGGTGGAGCACAGCGGACAAAGGAAGTGAGAGAAACCAGAATGACAATTAGGGCCACTGGACTTTTGGTTTTCATCTTGACTTCTGATTTCATCGCGACGACCTATTGATAGGAGGAGGACGACCGTCGTCCTCTCATCGCTCATTCAAGTTCAAATAAGTTTTTCTTAATAAACCTTTATcctatcaaaaaagaagaagaagaagttcaagTAAGGTTCATCTTATAATCATTAGCTGAGCTGGCTGttacttttttttcctcctccttcATTTCTGTATTTTGTTCTTCTCTGTAATTTTCTATACTTCGAACCTCTATATATGGCCCCCCTCTCTGTTTCATATACCTTAACTGTGACTCAGAGTTTTATGAAAAGTCCCATATCCTATGGTTGTTCAGTAATAGGAATTTGGACATCCTGTATTATTACTTACTTATATATCGGCCTTTCCGATATCAGTTGATATATGACTGTAGCAGTAACTTAGCGGGCAGACGGGAGCACAACAGATAATAGTTGATATATGACCGTAGTGATAACTTAGCGGTAACTTAGTGGCCTTGGCATCCGAAAGGCAGGCAACACAAACTTGGTCCTCCTGGCCAAGCTTGGTTGGAGAGTGGTGACAGAACGTGATCAGTTATGGATCCAACTTCTCCAAAAAAAGTATTTGAGTGACAAGAGCTTTAAAGATTGGCCTTCTCACAAAAAAGGCATCTCATGTGTGCGGAGCATGATGAAATCCAGAGATATTATCCTGAATAATTTGAAATGAATTGTTGGGGATGGTCAGAATACTCTGTTTTGGCATGATTGGAGGTCAACCACTTGGTGACACTATTTCCAATAACATTTTGGGCCATTCTCAGGTTGCGGATTTCATCACCAATTCGAATGATTGGGACACTAATTTGCTCAATATTACTGTCAACAGTAATGCTTTGAGCATCATTTTAAGCACTTTAATCCCCAAATGGTCTAGTCTTCAGGGGACACCATGTTGGGTCCTTTCGAGTAACGGAAATTTCTGTGTCAAATCTACTCATGATTCTATGCTGGACAACTCCAATCATACTATCAGATGGAATTGGATCTGGAAACTCAAGATCCCAGTATAAAACTCTAGAGTTTCTTGTGGGTGTTAATGCATATATGGGAAAATTCTCACCAATCATCAACGCCGCATTCGGAATTTGGTAGACAAATGATCTGTGCCCACGTTGTAACTGGAATAGGGGGGGCCTGAATCTTCTTTGACTGCCCTACCAGTGCGTTACGTGGACTCAATTGCCTAGTGTCCAGGGCCCTCTCACGGCTGGATTGGACGAATGGAGGGAATGGCTGCTCAACAACACCAATCATTCCGGAACCAATTCAGGGAGTTACGTTTTAATTATAGTTAACTTTGTTGAAAATTTGGCTCTCTAGGAATAAAATGGTTTTTTGATAATACCGTTTCAAGTCTTTACGAAATCTGCGCTAGTAGCCTTAAATTTACTGATGATGAGATTGTGCAAAGTTTTACTACTGTTGCTTGTGCTAATCCTGGAACCGCTAGACGGATTGCCAGTGGCGACGCCACAGCCATGGTTGCGGGTCCGGCGACCccgtggaatttttttttactactaccatatttaaattttctaaaaattaatAGATTGACCCCATGGATATTTATGGCGACTCTACACGGGATAATTTTCCCTTCATAGTCGATACAAAACCAGAGGCGACACCatacaaaacaaaaagcaaaacgTGTTCACCACCTCTGTTATCTTTGGGTCTTCGATTCGACCGATCACCGATGAATAATTTTATAAGCTTTGCCCTTTGAAATTTGTATATACTCAAGCTTGATAtggtttgtttgatttttttgggagAATAATTATATAGACTTTGATGCTATTGACATAGAGACTATCATGCAACgatttcaaaatatgaaatcgCATCGAATGCAATTGTAGAAGTtcttgtagattttttttttttttttttgtcgagaACTTATAAGAAAGATTATTAGCTTGGTCTTTTCCAGGCACtactaaattaaattaaacacGGACGGGAGCAGCAAGGGCAACCCAGGTCAAGCTGGTTTTGGAGGAGTGTTTAGGAAAGAGAGAGGCCACTGGGTGTTGGGCTTCTTTGGTCGATTAGCAGCTTGTACGAGTCTTGAAGCAGAAACTTTGTGGACTTTTTCGAGGGCTGGAAATGGTGAAGGATCACGGCATGGAAGGCATGAAAGTAGAGTCTGACTCAAAGACTGCCGTGTTATGATCAATGAGGAGTTCCTCGAACATTCTCCCCACAAAGTGTTGATCCGAGAATACAAAGCCCTTCTAGCCTTCACGGGATGCACTCTAAAACACATGTTTCGGAAGAGCAACCAGGCAGCAGACAGATTGGCTAACATGAGAGTGAACCAGGAAGACGAAATGGTGTAATGCTGGTTGATATCATTCCGCTCTTAGAGACAGATATGTGAGGCGTGACTTTTGAGAGATTTTAGTTGTTGTTTCTTTTCCAGTGtacctaaaaataaaaaaaaaaacctataggCTCGAGTGTTTGAGTGAGTAGGAGTTCTAAACCGATACGTTGACATATGAATTGGCTATGTTATTTATTTAACAGTTCTTATCAGGGCCTAAAATGTTTTATTAAGGAACCCTGTAAAAATCAACTTAGTCGAAAATCAGTGAGGACTTATTAGTTCTTCactcaatttttcaaaaaattaatagatttttaacaaattttaggtttggtttttggagtaatgagtcaatgagtggagagagaaattagggtaataattagagatagaggtaatgagtgaagaaagatagagagagaaatgagagtagttgttagagttaggggtaatgagttgagagaaaaatgagagtaataattgtaagtaagggtaatgagtattttttgagttgaatatatatattttaaaattatgatccaaacaaaatataaacaGCTCCAATTATTTGCGTGAGACTCCGAAATGAATTCGAGACAATGCGGTATTTAAGCTCCATAACTcaaaatggtgtacccatagtcaaactcaaaataattgTGATCATGCAGCACGTGGGTCGAAGCTCCTattgatttggagagagagagagagagagagagagagagagagagagaaaatatacTAAAGTTTAATGCTGTGATAAAGATTGTTGTCACAACTAGAGTTGTACACTGGCGTTCACAAATTAGGCTCCCAGGTG
This genomic window contains:
- the LOC131332680 gene encoding uncharacterized protein LOC131332680, with the translated sequence MKLSVKVQDQPHHDPNHHDRINNPFLLRAKLPITVFGLPFLSGVSTSDPSDLSLSLRTNFPSGPSLKLSYTPTTATATATSPLSLTLKSGVSLFGSPTNSPLVVSAHFIISPQNPNPSTPTFSLQIKPQFGDFSLRKTTHSSPPRNPSPSSKPDAEVTSMGFVPLERPSAWKDLSLDDLSPGKDSLLSGIAVAARTRLPVTSRVAVSCRWGVNFPADVTKKMPFLTVSKIGIERVDEVKEVKEVEVRNGNGNEGDFEILKGLCLSVGRELEVLQRENREMKQSLEEMRFGKLRGQQGWSYEGYGDGVAKKVPVGSGSSGGFEQWKNKKGGGEEHGQKESKKNGNRASDVESELQRAIKAASS